One part of the Arabidopsis thaliana chromosome 1 sequence genome encodes these proteins:
- a CDS encoding Myb/SANT-like DNA-binding domain protein codes for MMEDPPRGKEKGPYNQWTPDETDVLIELIRQNWRDSSGIIGKLTVESKLLPALNKRLGCNKNHKNYMSRLKFLKNLYQSYLDLKRFSSGFGWDPETKKFTAPDEVWRDYLKAHPNHKHMQTESIDHFEDLQIIFGDVVATGSFAVGMSDSTCPRIYTVGERSQGKETVNQDENIEEVYEFSFQHPSSAEYSTSPFTFDPTTRGRSEKLLPRKRTKGGRCNSE; via the exons ATGATGGAAGATCCACCACGTGGTAAAGAAAAAGGTCCATATAACCAATGGACTCCCGACGAAACCGACGTGTTGATCGAATTAATCAGACAAAATTGGCGTGATTCTAGTGGAATTATCGGCAAGCTAACAGTGGAGAGTAAATTATTACCTGCTCTGAATAAACGTCTTGGCTGCAACAAGAATCACAAGAACTATATGAGCAGattgaagtttttgaaaaacttatACCAAAGTTACTTGGATTTAAAACGTTTTAGTTCGGGATTTGGTTGGGatcctgaaacaaaaaagtttacaGCTCCTGATGAGGTGTGGAGAGATTATTTAAAG GCACATCCAAATCATAAACATATGCAAACTGAATCGATTGATCATTTTGAAGATCtccaaattatatttggagATGTTGTAGCAACTGGTAGTTTTGCTGTTGGGATGAGTGATAGTACATGTCCTCGTATCTACACAGTTGGTGAAAGGAGTCAAGGAAAAGAGACGGTGAATCAAGATGAGAACATTGAGGAGGTTTatgaattttcatttcaaCACCCATCATCAGCAGAATATAGTACATCACCATTTACTTTTGATCCTACCACGAGAGGTCGATCTGAAAAGCTTCTTCCTAGGAAAAGAACTAAGGGTGGAAGATGCAATAGTGAATAA
- the JAZ8 gene encoding jasmonate-zim-domain protein 8 (jasmonate-zim-domain protein 8 (JAZ8); CONTAINS InterPro DOMAIN/s: Tify (InterPro:IPR010399), CCT domain-like (InterPro:IPR018467); BEST Arabidopsis thaliana protein match is: jasmonate-zim-domain protein 7 (TAIR:AT2G34600.1); Has 89 Blast hits to 89 proteins in 12 species: Archae - 0; Bacteria - 0; Metazoa - 0; Fungi - 0; Plants - 89; Viruses - 0; Other Eukaryotes - 0 (source: NCBI BLink).) has protein sequence MKLQQNCDLELRLFPTSYDSDSSDTTSVVESTSSGNPQPNEESQRITIFYNGKMCFSSDVTHLQARSIISIASREMKTKSSSNGSDPPNKSTSFHHNQLPNPKASMKKSLQSFLQKRKIRIQATSPYHSRR, from the exons ATGAAGCTACAGCAAAATTGTGACTTGGAACTTCGTCTTTTTCCCACTTCTTATGATTCTGATTCTTCAGATACAACCTC TGTTGTAGAATCAACCAGTTCTGGAAATCCACAACCAAATGAAGAATCTCAAAGAATAACAATTTTCTACAATggaaaaatgtgtttttcttcagATGTTACCCATCTTCAG GCAAGATCGATAATATCGATCGCAAGCAGAGAAATGAAAACCAAGTCATCCTCAAACGGGTCGGATCCTCCAAACAAGTCGACCTCATTTCATCATAATCAGCTTCCAAATCCAAAAGCATCAATGAAAAAATCTCTCCAAAGTTTTCTTCAGAAACGGAAAATTCGAATTCAAGCTACTTCACCGTACCATTCACGACGATAA